The following are encoded together in the Glycine max cultivar Williams 82 chromosome 8, Glycine_max_v4.0, whole genome shotgun sequence genome:
- the LOC102666520 gene encoding leucine-rich repeat receptor protein kinase HPCA1-like: MVAEGETADGDLTTFLSLINTWENTPPNWVGSDPCDDWVGIKCKNSHITSITLSSTDLAGQLSGDIGSLSELETLDLSYNKDLTGPLPESIGELKKLATL; this comes from the exons ATGGTTGCAGAAGGAGAAACAGCTGATGGAGATT TGACCACATTTTTGTCTCTTATAAATACCTGGGAGAACACCCCTCCTAATTGGGTGGGTTCAGATCCTTGTGATGATTGGGTTGGAATCAAGTGCAAGAATTCACACATTACATCAAT AACATTATCAAGCACCGATTTGGCTGGTCAGCTTTCTGGAGATATTGGATCACTATCTGAATTAGAGACTtt GGATCTATCTTACAACAAGGACTTGACTGGACCACTTCCAGAATCCATTGGGGAATTGAAGAAGCTGGCAACCTTGTAA